The following DNA comes from Dermacentor andersoni chromosome 2, qqDerAnde1_hic_scaffold, whole genome shotgun sequence.
CACAGTTGCCTGCTCTGACTGTGGGCTATGCAGCCTTTGAGAAAGTTACAGGAAAGCGCATTACGAAAGTGACGAGCCAAACTCTTGGTGCCAAGTTTCAAACTTTGCTGCGAGTGCTTTGCCAGTGGGCTTGGTCTGCTTGATGGCATCCAAGATGTCCTCCGTTGACACAGGCTCAGGGATGATGCGGTCAGTTCCGTCTGCCTCTGCAGTTGACAATGTCGCCAACGGTGTATGAATGTAATTGAAGTACTGAAGATAAATTATATCACAAAAATAGCAAATTCGCTTCTTGTATCTTTATGGCCTCTTTGGTAGCCTTCCGGATGACAAACATCATCATCTACTACTTGCAAACTACTTGAACACAACTTATATACTGAAATTATCAATTACTTGGAAGACCACAAAATTATTTCTGAATGCCAGCATGGCTTTCCTGAGGGCTTTTCATGCGAACCATAGTTAGAGGGCTTTTTAGAGGAGTTACATTTATTTATAGACCATGGATTCCAAGTTGATGCCGtctttctagatttttcaaaCGCTTTTGAGCAAGTTTCTCTCACAGACTACTGCTGAAACTCACGAACCTTAACATACACCCAACCGCTATTGGGAGGATTAGGGATTTCCTCTAATCTAGAATACAATACACCTGTGCTAACAACATTAGTTCTTCTACCCAagtaaaaattatggggttttacgtgccaaaatcactttcggattatgaggcatgccgtagtggaggactccggaaatttcgactgcctggggttctttaacgtgcccctaaatctaagtacacaagcgttttcgcatttcgcccccatcgaaatgcggctgccgtggctgggattcgatcccgcgacctcgtgctcagcagtccaacaccatagccactgagcaaccacggcgggtcttctaCCCAAGTAATCTCTGCTGTTCCACAGGACAGCGTTCTTGCTCCACTACTTttcctaatctatattaatgatttacctaattGTGTGTCTACCCAAAGAAGACTTTTTGCCAGTGTATATGCTTATCAGTGTATAAATTACTTGTTTACTGTTATGTTCAAACAATTGCCTCAATTGTGAGCAAGAACACTTTTATTTCTCTATCACTTTTTCAGCACTTATGTGTATTTTTGTGCCATTATTAGATATTTATTGTGTCTGATGAGCACGTATTGCTATATTTATTTTCAAGTTTGTACttcatttgtttttattatgtTTCAGTTCGACCCATCTGTATTCTTTTGAACGCTCAATTGTTGATCAGTTTCACTTGTGGATTTGGTTTTATCGCTTAATTTTGTATATTCTTGTAGCTTTTATATAATATCGTTcaccttactttcttttttgtatcccCCGCTCTGCCTAATAATACCCtttcgagggcctttaggggcattgtgaaataaataagtaCGTCTTCACTGAGTGATCACTAGGGTTGCAAAATAACTGCAGTGGAGCACAAATGCTAACCAGTCATTGTGACAACAAGCGGACATGCTAAATGCAAGCACGTTTTTGTCTATGACTGAGCTGCAAAGCTGTGACTGTGCAGAAGATGGAAAAGCTAAGAGGACAGCAAATACGGcactaaattattatttttttaattaatgaAGAGAGTGGGGTTACTTGCTGTTGACGGAAAGCAGTTGGGACAGGATAGAGTGCTCTTTTTTTACCTGACTTTGCCTACCCTATTGTTTCTTTTGTGGTACCATCATGCATGAGCTTATGTGTTTGATCACCATGTTATGAAAAATTTGCCAGGAGGTTAAAAGCAATTTTGGTAGTAATTTCAAAACTGTTAAAGTGCCGGTACAACATCCATAAGCCTTACCAGAGTATATGAACCAATATTTAAGAAAGTTCGATGGCCAAGTAATGTGCTGAATTCTATTAAATGTAATCTTACTTACTCAACATATCATAGTTAATTGTTCATAAAATTTATAGCTGGCACcaattgacacacacacacaaaatgtctCTTGTTCGCAAGGCTATGTTACCATGCTAGCAGTACTTGCATCAAAAACAGTAGTGTAGGAGAATtcagcatgcaaaaaaaaattaacagttAAATGCAGAAATTACATTTGCTGCACCTGTCATGTCATttgcttcctcccccccccccattactcTGAAACAAATTCTAGTTCAAGTGCATTGCCGCCACATTATGGCATGAAAGGTTAACAATGATGACAGCAGCTCCAAGAGAAAGCAACATTTCTAAATGTAGCTACCACGACTAGCTGTTTCACTTGTGCAGAACACTTCGGATCTCAATAATATGATATGTCATAAAAAATTAGCAGCACCAGCGGTAACTGTGAGAACTGAAATGCTTACCATTATCACAGCATTCAGCAGCTTCCAGTGCTTGACGGAGGGACTTCATCACGGCTTCTTTGCAGGCTATCTTGATGTCTGATCCCGAATAACCCTCTGATGCCTGTTACAAAAGAGAGCACACAGGCACACACTCACTGATGGTGGTGTTCTAATTACTTTTTAAGACTAGTGATCACTGTAAATTATTAAGTAATCCAGTAAAGTTGTTTGTTATTTTGAACACTTGCAGATTGTTGATGTTACTCGACGCTGTATGAACTGTCGATGCCATTGAATAAAATATTGCATCAATGTAACACAATGACAACCAGAAAGGTGACAGAGGTTCAACCAAGGGCTTCGTGTGGACTTCTTATGTAGTTTTGTAGTTTCAGGTACATATAGGCAACAGCGGGGCTACAAACAGACGTACAAGCAGTAGCTTGTCAAAATCTAGTATATTTGCAATCAAGATATGATATCTGGTGGCTATGTCTTGCAAAAGTTAATTTAATGTTCCATCCCTCTTATCATCCATTACAATGAGAGGCCAATCCTGGCAATAATTGTGGCATTATGCCACCTAGGCTAATGACAAAGGGAAAAAGGaatcaaaaattcaaaacaaCACGGCACAGAACATGGCCCTTAGTTTCAAATTGCACTGCTGCCTTTGTAGTGACACCAGCACTCTTGTTTAAGTATGCAGTAGTTTCCCTATGTGTGTATGTATTTGTCAACATTAGCGAGAAACAGCCATTTGACCTTTTAGCACAGGCCTTGACACAGGCAGAAAGCTGACTTTGTGCAGCaacaagcactttcggcacagtACCCGATTTACATTTATATGCCAGATATGGTCTCAGTTTTAAATGAAATAGTGTATAAGTAAGTGGAGCCAGATTTACGTACATCACTCAGACATTTAGATTGAAATCATAAAGCTAGTTTCATTAAGTTTTAATAGAATTGGTTTTCCTGTGCATATGTCATAGTATAAAGCCATTTATAACTTGCAACAGGCATTGTGTGTGCAATCAGTGTGCTTTAAGCGAGCAAGGTTTCATGGAACTAGAGCATGTAAATGAGACCATACTGTAGGACATGCACAACTAAAGTGAAGTTACTGAAAAGACATCCACAGGCTCCTTTACTTCTAATGCGCACAATTTCTACTGTATAACTGTGCCATGGAACATGTGAAAGCTGTTTAAAACCGTGAAACATTGTCTTCAAATCATGCAGAGTTGCAAGGAAGTTTCGCACTAATGAGCAAATTATCTGTCAGTGATTGAGTTGGCGTACTACAAAATATTTCTAAAGCAGTACTGTCAGCAAGTGCAGTGAAAGAATGTACGACTGGACATTATTTAAAGCTTCTTTTTGATCCGATATCCTTCTTGAGCAAACTCCATGCATTGATGGTACAAGGAATACTGAATTGCAGTCCAAACGGTCCAAACAAGACTCCACAGTGAACTTTCAATGGAAAGAAATACACAGGCTATGGCTGCTCCATTTAGTTCcatattgatgatgatgaaagatgGCAGGCTCTAGGGTTAGGTTTTGGTTTCAGTTTTATTAGCTGGGTAGCATAAGCAGAATGAGGTTTTAGTTCTAATACTTTTTTGGGGGGAGGCACCACACAATTTTTGACTAAGATGCCATATTAAAGCAGGTTGGGGCAAGGGGCTGCTATTGGCACAATTTGGTGCATCTGTTCCATCACTGCTATATGTAAACTGTGCAAGCTTTCTGAGTGAGGTACAGGAATAAACAAACAATCGCACCTCGCTGACGAGGTTGTAGTCAATGTCAGCAGCCACGAAGCAACTCTCTCGGCGGCCACCACTCTTGGCACTCTGGCCGCCTTCAAGGAACTTgtggaaaagaaaggtgcgagcTTCTTTGCCTGGCAGAGGCACCAGGATACGTTTTTCCAGGCGTCGAAGAACAGCATGGTCCAGATCCCTGTTGTGAGAGGCAtcaaatttgttttgttgttacAGTCAACATATGAAACCTCTGATGGGTGGAACTACAAGAGGGAGACAGTGAAAAGTTCAAAAGCAGAAACTAGAAGACAATGCCCATGTGAAACGCTGACCTAAAATAACAAAGCCTCTGAACAAGCGTGCCCAGGCATCACACTTTTTAATTATGTGCACTTCTAAATTCCAGTTAAATAAAATCACTCACAAAGTTTTTGTAGGCCCATAACAATTTCAATGCATTAAGTCACTTTAATTAATAAAACTTGCTGCTGGGTGAGTTGCTTCATAATGCTTAGACAGAATAATATGCGCAACACAGGCGAACTGTCTGTGTCTCGACCTCTCGCCGTTGTCTGCATTGTGCATTTTAATGCAACAGCGGTAagagccccgtgtcgcagaaaatccagtgtcggcgAAGTTCTTCGTGAGCGAAAACTGTCACATATATTCAGGTACATGTATATGCCACgtcatgctatatgacatgcaatacatgcgggttatattgccacaccagtCTATCACTGAAGGTGCTCTtaccttgtcttgcattcttgaGAAAGTTATTCCtaggaattttgagaatgacagcccacaaacaaatgtcattaaacaaGACACTGACAGCACACgacttttatgttaaatcttctcagacttaaataataaaagtgcgaaaTAGAAACCtaaaaattatgtaatttttttgCCGTGGCTGTGCACtacttccgggatcggcccatgcaagaggccgcatttctaccagaaaacttgccttcatgcatagcgtttgctgccagcgtttcccggtaaacattacagttgcataagttgcagttgccaggaagcgagagaagcagtcaggaatctttgaatgctatcacattccactcctaaaggcacaGCTTAAGTGTCCTGCAAATTTTATTCTTCCTAAACTTTAACTGAAATATGTAGAACAAGGATCTCTAATTCAAGTATTTTGGCTTCCCATAGCAGGGAAGCATGGTATTAAAAAGGCTGATGAGAGCCATGATAGGCAACGTGCGTCCATGTTCGATATTCAGGTTACTGTGCACGTTGGCAGGTGTCACTAAAAAATTATGCTACCATGCTGGTTGCTGTGAATTCAATAAGGTTGCACATTATATGTGCTCCCATGCCTTATTTTTTGTCATATGACCATAAGTAAGTCGTCTGCAAATGCAGTGTCTTTCCCTTTATCTTTATGTGTGTTCATGCCTTGGTGCTTTGACCACAACTATGTAAGGAGATGACTGTTTTACATCACGAAGTTGCCAATGTGCCAACATATTAAACATGTTCTGTCTAAGCAAGCAAGGTAACACTGCATAAACAAGCATCTTGATTCCTAATGCTGTCAGTGGTGCTCTGTAGGTTGACATAAAGTTGAACTTCTGGTGCTGCAAAAATGAAAGTGCCGTCATTTTTTGTAAAACCATCATAAGATGCAACCAATAGCTGATTTTCACTCAGAATTTGCAACTAGCATTATGTCCTTTCCTTGCTGGATTTTCTCGGTGCTTCAACAAATGATCATTTGCTCACCATGGTGAATTAGAAGTGGCCAACACAAAGACATGATCCTTAGAGTTGCTGAGACCATCCATCTGTATCAGAAGTTCACTTTTCATGCGACGACTGGCCTCATTCTCACTGCAACATAAAAACACACAATTGGGGGAGTTTCAGAATTTGCCTGGAAGGAAAGCCTACTACTGTACTTCATTCAGAAATCAAAATGCACAGAAAATGAATCATCAGAAAAGTCTGACAGGAAAGATGAACTGTGCTCTCAGTGCACAAATGAACAATGGAACTGCTGCACTCAGTGGCTGGTTACCTGTTTCCTAGTGCACCTTTAGCCCCAACCAGTGCATCGAGCTCATCCAGAAATATGGTCGCAGGCGAGTTGTGACGAGCCAGTTCGAACAGTACCTACATGTGAAAGAGTGCCCTCAAGTTATGCAAAACGAATCCTCTGTGTTAGCAGAGCATAACTATCAAAAACACTCCTTATCACTGCAATCAAGGTATCAAGTAACAGAATGgataactgggctagttggtttacttgcatcttgaaactgttAAAGAGCACAAAGACAAGAAACAAAGAGAGTGGATAGGACGGAAGTGGAAGCGCTTCGTCCTATCCACTCTCTTTGTTTCTCATCTTTCTGTGCTTTGacagtttcaagatgcaaggTATCAAGCACATGCAAATTAGGAGATGTACCTATAACCACTGCACAATATGGCAATAGGAAAAACAATTACTTACCCTGACTAGCTTTTCAGACTCACCGCGCCACTTGCTGACTAGTGTAGAAGCAGTGATATTGAAGAATGTTGTCTTGCATTCTGTTGCAACGGCTTTTGCAAGGAGTGTCTTTCCAGTGCCTGAGGCAGAGCATTTATTAGTACAACTGTTTAATTACTTGATGGCAAGATTTACAACATTGCACCAGATCTGAGCTCTGCTCACTTCTGTACTATGTACACTATACCAGGTGTTTCTATTTATGTGGAACACTTCTTTTCTTAAAGGAAACTGCCCTATCTAGAACCCTGTCATTCTTGCAGATAGGCTACATGGCTAGACATACATTAGCAGTGAAAAAACGTTAGCGGTAATATTGATAATTAATTATAGCATCACATGAAAGGCAAACTTGAGCTGCTCTAAAATTTGAAGAACAGGTTTGTATTTAAGGTGTAGAACTTGCCACTATATAAAACGTGAAACCAATACAAGtttgagaaaaaaaacaagaaggaaggAGGAATAATAAGACTGCACCGCAAAGGTTGCTAGCAAAAGACCACAAAGCAAATAAAACtcttgaaaaagaaagcaattagTTAAATTATATAGGAGATGACACCAGCCCAAGGTGCAAAATTGATTTGACAGTGGCAAAAAGACCTTTTTCATGCTAGTAAACAAAGGTGCCACTGTTATTTCCAGCACGCTGACATTTAGGCAATGAACACAAGGCTCCATGTCAGGCGCACAGTTTGTTAATGGGCCCCTCACCAGGGCCtatagaaaattttggttatagtACATCAGAACTTCTATAATGCCATCTGCAGAGCATTTCATCGCAGGTATTCTCAAAATTAGTAAATTATTAGAGGAAGCAGGACAAACTGAAATGTCATGTTGCCGTGATGCCAGGAGGCTAGCTTtactgccaacatagacacttGCTTTGCCTCAACTAGCATTTGCAAGAAACATTCTGTTTGTGCCTTCTCCTATACTGGAGCCAAGGCATTGCATCTCATTTACATCATGAGCACCAACTCCTTTCTTTaattattttcttcctttttttgctgtGCAGCATACTTTGAGTGGTGGTATTGTGCATACTGTATTGCATGATCAAGGACATTGCAGGCAGTGCGTTTATGCATGTGGCCTTAATTTTCTAGCAGGAAGCGGGGCTCCCTCGAGAGGAAGGAAGCGCGGGCTTGTGTTTAAAATTTCAGCTCTTCTCGTGACGTGCAGCAGTTTGATACCTTGCAGACACGATCATCAGTGCGAAATCTATGCACCTCGCTTGTCTCGTAACTTGTAAGAGGCTCTTTAACTCGCAGTTTGCCGGTTCTGTACATCTGGCTAACAGCAATTATTCTTCTGACAATGGGTATCAGGCTTTCATACCCCTGTTCCTAGAATTGGACACATCTTTTTCTAAAGGAACTGTACACCCTGTACCACTGTTACAATGCTGAGGTCATGCCATGGCTTACAAAAGCTGTCGTGTTGCAAAGTGTGTGCGTCATAACTAATAAATGTCCTAAATTACAAACAGCCACTAGCTTTACATTTATTACTGTGACTTTCAATCAAAGACTAAGTTTTTATTGTGGAAGCTTAGCTTCCTATGACGTCAATTTGTGACAGAGTGACACAGCTCAATAATGCTTGCCTTGCAGAAAATTGGGCTAGGTAGAATGACCTAAATGAGCGAGaggacaagaggcgaggagacgAGTTTAAAGGAGATAAGGCGAAAACGGGAACACCCTTTCTTGTGTCTCACTTTCTTCTTGTATTTCATCTTCTTGCACAACTGCAGATCATGTGAATTGTCAATGGCACTTATACCAACACCAGCACTGGCATGCCTCTGATTTTAAGTAACGAAAGAGGTCTGTAAACAAATTCTGTGTGGTGTGTTTAACAAAGCATACGCAGCAACCACATGGAACATATTTGAAAGTCTGCCCTGCAGAAGTCTGCAAGATGAAGTTTCATAGAAGGAAGTAATCGTCATCCACATGACAGTAGCATGAAGCTACCTTGCATATTTTTGCAGAGTAATATTGTCCTATTTGGTGTCTCTATGCTCTAAGTTGTTGGTTAATTGGCCCAGCTCTGTGATCcactagcctcctggttagctcagatggtacagTGACCACCCCAGAAAGGTTCGATCACCAGTCCAGAATAAATTTTTCCTGAAAAGTGAAGCTTTCTCCCTAAGAAACCTGTATTGGCTTCCTTTGTGGCTTCATGCAACTGTTGGGATGACTATTATTTTCTTTCATGGGACATATTTCAAATGAATATTTATTATGGTATCTCCATATTGCACTGTGATTTTCACTGAAAGGGGTTCCAGGTGCTCACTTTTAAAGAGAATATAGTAGCCTGCACTATGCGCGCATTTCAGCAATAAAAGTAGCATTATCAAATCCTGTAAAATCATAAAATGTGTGCATTGCAGAGGGCAATGTCATGCTAAATGTGTGTTCCATGTGGTTACTGCCTGTAAAGGGAAAACCATAATTTTTTTCAGCTTGAAGATATTATAGGTTGTCCAAAAACAGGCACACAACACAGTGACATGTGAGATAAAATCCACCTGGTGGTCCAAACAGCAGAAGTCCCTTCCATGGACCCATTATTCCAGAAAAGATGTCTGGATACTAAGCAGCGTGCAACGATAATAAATGCATCATTGAATAAATGACTAACTACATCACAGTGGTTCCAATTCAAATTTACTCATCATCAAATGTTTGTGATAGGCTCTTCAACTAATAATTCAAGGTCTGAAAACTATATAACATGTTTTTCAGTATTAATGCAATAACGAACTGCACAGCCAACAAAAGCTTCCAATAACACTAAACCATGCTCTCTCTAAACACTGTCATTATGTGACACTCGTCATAAAAAAACAAGATCACTTTACCATGTCTTTGGATCATTCATACTAGATATAGTACAGCTTCTGTGTGTATTGTGTTGTAAACTATGAATTTAAATTTACTGATTGAGGTACCTTTGGGAAAAACaaaatgaattttctttttttattcttccccCCAGTGATACTAATTGAGTGACTGATTTTTATTACATGCAAAAGAAACTTTTGTCAAACTTCCCATAAGAGTGACACTACTACACTACGCTGTAGACTAATTTCAACAGcctatgtattttttttcatgtgaGCCACAACATAACCACATAACATATCTCCACAGTCTGCTCCACTGGCATCGGGCTCCTCCATTGGAACATTAAAGCTGTGCCCTTGTACACAGCCGAACTGATGTGTGTTTCATCTTAGCTTTACATAGTAGCTTAAGATTGAGGTGCCAGTGCTTTAATGCCCCTTCCAACACTCTTATGGAAAGTTGCAAAATATCttcagaaggaaaaaaaggaatgagctcacaaacaaaaattaaatgTTGAATGAGTGCAAGCACAGTCAAGGTGCTACTTGAACAAGTTTGACCTCTAATGTTGATGGATGTATAATTCTCTGCTGAGATAATCAAGGCAACATGATGTAATGAATTCAAGAAATATTGCTGGGCCCTTGAAATAAACTTTGCTAAATACAGTTAAGCGCCTCTACAATGAATGTGTCTACAACTAAATGACCTGTTAGCGAAGACATAATTCTGTCCTGGTTCTATAGTGAGTAGTGCTGTGTGCAACTTTACAATAGAGCGACATGTACAGCGGGTGATTTCAAAGGCCCCAAGCACTTATTTGTAAAGGCGTTCCACTGTATAGTTCGCACTGCAAAATATCGCAGAAAAAAAACGTGCTGAACTGACCTTCATTGGGTAGATTAGAGCTTCTTTGATAAGCCGCTTTGCTGACTCAAGGCCAACAATGTCATTCCAGTGGACGTTTGGA
Coding sequences within:
- the LOC126541911 gene encoding katanin p60 ATPase-containing subunit A-like 2, which encodes MAESKTAKSFVDGHIGDTEEQKSAVRKRNLLVLILHYLQHQGLMTTAESLKTESTLKLDDYVLCDNVDLELILQEYETFQFVKFRKQPHITRKLEESGTQKHSKSSRAHSTQGQSTQTSSNGSGSFCSTFRIRGLHRASSDEKHKSESQLSKGKLENTFRPENITIDRRLGIQICTPGLPQLKLPQAMGATLGSEWFNLVDIISKDVYVDSPNVHWNDIVGLESAKRLIKEALIYPMKYPDIFSGIMGPWKGLLLFGPPGTGKTLLAKAVATECKTTFFNITASTLVSKWRGESEKLVRVLFELARHNSPATIFLDELDALVGAKGALGNSENEASRRMKSELLIQMDGLSNSKDHVFVLATSNSPWDLDHAVLRRLEKRILVPLPGKEARTFLFHKFLEGGQSAKSGGRRESCFVAADIDYNLVSEASEGYSGSDIKIACKEAVMKSLRQALEAAECCDNEADGTDRIIPEPVSTEDILDAIKQTKPTGKALAAKFETWHQEFGSSLSP